The following proteins are encoded in a genomic region of Nicotiana sylvestris chromosome 4, ASM39365v2, whole genome shotgun sequence:
- the LOC138889996 gene encoding zinc finger BED domain-containing protein RICESLEEPER 4-like, with product MQKSISLSGGIPEKSVGNTSGNSCTTDVDWDDVKMLVDSLEKFHIATNDFSRQYYPNISNCLVYIAELVNLFAYFSEGGEIYKLAIDFMRKKFKKYFFPILPIYGVAALLNPTMKLGVPQFWYETIYNGLALEDEELSKLLEAIASIKINAQTINNAYQVSSDHARPNVPTRSSSSSFNSQSSKRTAGVRALSAWAGFMGSQGSTTSDFSQLNELEVYLSQGVEEVNPDGSFNILEWLKDKGKHFPVLSRMTRDVLTIQASTVASNSTFSPARLQLSDYRASMRESLEKSVLFRDWIRLER from the coding sequence aTGTGGATTGGGatgatgttaaaatgcttgtagattctttagaaaaatttcatattgctacaaatgatTTTTCTAGGCAATATTATCCTaatatttctaactgtttagtttatattgcagaacTTGTAAATTTGTTTGCTTATTTTTCAGAGGGTGGGGAAATTTATAAACTTGCTATTGATTTTATgagaaaaaagtttaaaaaatatttttttcctattctccctatttatggtgttgctgcctTGTTAAATCCAACTATGAAATTAGGAGTTCCTCAATTTTGGTATGAAACTATTTATAATGGTTTAGCACTTGAAGATGAGGAGTTGTCTAAACTTCTGGAAGcaatagcctcaattaaaataaatgctcaaactattaATAATGCTTATCAAGTTTCATCagatcatgctagaccaaatgttccaactcgttcttcttcttcttcttttaattctcaatcatctaaaagaactgcgggagTAAGAGCACTTAGTGCTTGGGCGGGGTTCATGGGTTCTCAAGGTTCTACTACTAGTGAtttttcacaactaaatgagcttgaagtttatttgtcacaAGGAGTGGAGGAAGTGAATCCCGATGGCTCCTTCAATATTTTGGAATGGTTGAAGGACAAAGGAAAACACTTTCCAGTTCTTTCAAGGATGACCCGAGATGTTTTaactattcaagcttcaacagtggcatcgaaTAGCACTTTTAGTCCAGCAAGACTTCAACTTAGTgattatagagcgtctatgagggagagcttggaaaaatcagtacttttcagagattggattcgTTTGGAAAGATGA